From the genome of Geoanaerobacter pelophilus:
ACCACTGGTCACCGACAAGGTTATCAAATTCAGGCAGGGCATTGAGGAGGGGTGACGCATGGCGCAGGGAGAGTGGGAGATCACAAGGCATCAGGTGGCAATAGCCGGGAAAGTCACAGATGTCGTGACCGGCAGGCCGCTGCCGGGTGCCAGGATTTCCGTTTCATGCACAAATGGCAAAATGGAGCTGACTGCGGAATCGGACGGACATTTCCATGTTCTCGATCTGGCTAATGGCACCTACGAAGTTGAGGCGTCGCTGCCCGGCGCAGGATATGGCAACGGGATCAAGCAGGTGACGGTCACCCGCAACAGTGACGGGCGAATTCAAATGGCCGTGGCGGAAATGCAACTGGCTATCGCGCATTAACATACTGGCTGGAACCTAATTCATCACAAAGGGGAGGACAAAATGGCTGATTATTTCGCACCAGGAGTCTATGTGGAAGAGGTGCCCTCTGCAGTTAAGCCGATTGCCGGAGTCGGTACGAGCACGGCCGGATTCGTTGGCGTTGCCGCAGACATAGCGGCCACTGACATGCCGCTGAACCCGGCAGGCGGGAATTATACCCAGGCCACGGCAGGGGTGGCGCAGCCGATCAATGGCTGGGAGGAGTTCCGGAAAAAGTTTGGCGATTTCTGCGAGGATAACCAGTACCTGGCCCATAGCGTCTACGGCTTTTTCAATAACGGCGGCACCCGTTGCTGGGTTATCAGGGTTGCGTCCGTGGATGATGTCAGCGACGCCATCGACAAGTTCAACGAGCTTGACGAAATCGCCATCGTGGCTGCGCCTTTGCCGCCGGATACCGACCAGGATGCGTTGAATGCCATTCACTCCAAGCTGGTTTCCCATTGCCAGCTACTGGAGGACCGGGTGGCGATACTCGACTGCACCCGCGACATTGCCAGCGACAATCTGGTGATCTCAACCGATGACTCCGGCATCTGGCGCCCAGCGGCCAACCCGAAAGGGTACGGGGCATTCTATTTCCCCTGGATCGAGGTTGCTGATCCCCTGCAGAGCGCCGGCACGAGGATAGCGGTGCCGCCTAGCGGCCATCTGGCAGGGATCTATGCCAGGTCCGACGCGCAGCGTGGCGTCCACAAGGCCCCGGCAAACGAGGTGGTAATGGGTGCCCTCGGGCTTAAGTACCGGGTCAGCAAGTCGCTCCAGGCAAGCCTCAATCCGCTTGCCGTCAACTGCATTCGTGAATTCAACGGCACCATCAAGGTCTGGGGCGCCCGTACCCTGGCTTCAGATCCGAACGGCGATCCGGAATGGAAATACATCAACGTCCGGCGCCTGATCAACTACCTCCGCGAGTCGATTGACGAAGGGACCCAGTGGGTGGTGTTCGAGCCGAACGACATGGCGCTCTGGGCCAAGATCAACCGGAACATCACGGCGTTTCTTACCAATGTCTGGCGGGCCGGGGCGCTCTTCGGCAGCACGCCACAGCAGGCGTTCTATGTCAAGTGCGATGCTGAAACCAACCCGTCAGAGGTCCGCGACCTAGGCCAGGTGGTGACCGAGATCGGCGTGGCAGTGGTGAAGCCGGCTGAATTTGTCATTTTCAGAATCAGCCAGTGGGCCGGACCTTCTAAATAGGAGTGGCAATGCCGGGGAGATACAGGACACCTGGAGTGTATATCCGAGAGCTGACCGTGGCTCCGGCACGGGAGCTGGCGACCGGGATACCTCTGTTCATCGGGTATGCCGCGGACGGTGCGGCTCGTGAGCCTTTGGCCGTTGGCCGTTGGGACGAGTTCCGCACTGTTTTCGGCGACCCGGCGCCCGACCGCTACCTTGCCTATAGTGTGCGCGGCTTTTTCGCCAATGGTGGCTCCCTCTGTCATGTCTGCGCCATCGACCGGGGGATAGCGGTTAGCCAGGCACTTGAAGCCCTTTTTGATGAGCTCTCCAAAGGGGAGCTGCTTGCTGCGGTCGATCTGATCTGTGTCCCCGAGATTCAGCTCTTCCCATCCCAGGCTTTGGCGCTGCAGCAGAAGGTCCTCGATTTTTGCCGCGCCCGGGCCAGTCAGGCCGGCGGCTATCTCTTCGCCATTCTCGACTCGGTCAAAGGGGTTGATACCGTCGGCGTGCTGCAGCAGCGCCAAGCGCTCACCGGTGACGACGGCGCCCTTTACTATCCCTGGATCCGGGTGAGCGACGGCCCTGTGGCCAGCGGCGGCTGTGTCCCCCCTTGCGGGCATATTGCCGGGATTTACGCCCGCAGCGACCAGATGTACGGGGTGCACAAGGCCCCGGCCAATGAGATCGTCGAAGAGGCGATCGATCTCGAAACAGTGTTGAATGACCAGGGCCAGGGGGAATTGAACCCGGAAAACGTCAGCTGCCTCCGCTCCTTTCCGGGGCGGGGGATCAGGGTCTGGGGGGCACGGACCGTCAGCCGCGATCCTGCCTGGACCTATGTCAATGTCAGAAGGCTCTTCCTCGCGATCTGCCGGACCATAGAGCAGAAGATGGCGGAGCTGGTGTTCGAACCCAATGACCCTACGCTCTGGATGCGGATCAGGCGGGAACTGGGCAGCTATCTCGGCTCCCTGCACCGCAAGGGGGCGTTTCAGGGAGAGAAGCCGGAAGAAGCCTATTTCGTCAAGTGCGACAGCGAAACCAACAGTAGCGAACTCCGCGACCAGGGGAAACTGGTGGTGGTGATCGGCCTGGCCATGGCAGCCCCGGCGGAATTCATCATTGTCCGGATCGTCCAGACCGACGGCGGGGTGACGGTCACCCCGGACACCGGGCTGCTTCCCTCCATGTCCATGCCATCTGCGGGTAACGGCGCGGAGGTGGAGATCGTCAGCATCTATCCCGATCCGCCCGGCGCCGACCTGGCCGGAGAGTTTGTCACGCTGCGCAACCGCGGGGGGAGTGCGGTGGAGCTGACCGGTTGGGTGCTGCGCGACCTTGCCGGACACCGCTATGTCTTCCCTAACTATACGATTCACCCCGGCGCCGAGGTCAAGGTCTGGACCAAACCGGGAGAAGATACCCTGAACGACCTGTACTGGGGGCATCGCGCCCCACTCTGGAACAATACCGGCGACACCGCTTATCTGCTCGATGAACAGGAGCGGCTCGCCGCCTGTTTCGCCTATGAAGGCGTGCGCAACAAAAACAAGACACGGCAGCCGTAACCCGGTTGGCCGGTTAATTCAAGGAGGAGAGAATCATGGCAACTGGAGATCGCAAAGACCCTTTTCGCGCGTATAACTTCCTGGTTGAGATCGACGGCATCACCCGGGCCGGTTTCAAGGAGTGTTCCGGGCTGGATTCCACCCAGGACCCGATCGAGTACCGTGAGGGGGGTGAGCCGCTCCATGCGCGCAAGCTTCCCGGCATGGTGAAGTTCTCGAATATCACTCTCAAACGCGGCATTACCGATGATGCGGAACTCTGGGCCTGGCGCAAGACCGCCATGGAGGGGAAGGTTGAGCGGAAAAACGGCTCCATCATCCTGCTTGATGACACCGGTGCGGAAAAGCTCCGCTGGAACTTTGTCCACGCCTGGCCGAACAAGTGGACCGGCCCGACCTTCAACGCCTCCGGCAACGAGGTTGCCATCGAGTCGCTGGAAATCGCCCATGAAGGGGTAGCCAAGGCATGACGCTGCAGACCGAATTCAGCTTTACCCTGCCGCGGGGCTATGTGGATCAGGAAGGGAACCTGCATCGGGAAGGGAGCATGCGGCTGGCCACCGCCTTTGACGAGATCGCTCCGATGAAAGACCCGCGGGTGCAGGCCAACCCGGCCTATCTGGTCATCATCCTGCTGTCGCGGGTGATAACGCGGCTCGGCAGCCACACCTCCCTCAACCCGAAGATGGTCGAGGGGCTGTTCTCGGCCGACCTCGCCTTTCTCCAGGATTTCTACCGAAGGATCAACGAGTACGGCACCAGCAGGATGGAGGTGGGGTGTCCCCACTGCGAAGGCCGGTTCGAGGTGGAGGTGAACGGCTCGGGGGAAGCATAGGCTGCCCCCCGGAGCAGTTGTCCGGGGAGGTAGCCTATATCGCTTATCACTTCCACTGGCCCCATGAAGAGATCATGGGGATGGAGCACCATGAGCGGCGGCGCTGGGTGGATGAGATCGCCCGGATAAATGAGCGGGTGAATCAGGGCTGCGCCGGTTGAGATATCATACGAAAACGAGTGAAACATGGCACTAGACAAGCGGCGCGATCCATATCTCAGCTTCAATTTCCTGGTAGAAATCGAGGGGCTGGTGACAGCCGGGTTCCGGGAGGTTACCGGACTCCAGGCTGAGGTTGAGGTGCATGACTACCGTGAAGGCGGCTTGAACAGCTACATCCACCGCCTGGCCGGTCCGGCGCGTTACCCGTCCAACCTGGTGCTGAGGCATGGCCTGACCGACGACCCGTCGCTCTGGCTCTGGCACCAGGAGGTGCGCCGGGGGGTCATCCAAAGGCGGAACGTCTCCATCATTCTGCTCGATACTACCAGGGCGCCGGTGCAGCACTGGCATCTGGAGCGGGCCTATCCGCTGCGCTGGGTCGGACCTGAGCTGCGGGCCGAAGCCAATGCCGTGGCGATTGAAGCGGTGGAATTAGTCCATTGTGGGTTCCATGACTGACAACGAGACCCTGACAACTGCTGATAATACTGCTGAAGCGCCGCTGGAGCGTTGCGTCGCAGGGCGTTACGCCCAGCTCTCTCCGCTCAGCCGTTCTGCGGAGATCCTGAGCCGGGGCGAGTCGCTCTGCACCATGGCAGAATCGCGGGGCACGCTGGCCGCCGAGATCTTCGGCCGCTGGGGCCGGGAGGCAACTGGCGCTCGCGAACAACTGCCGTTTGTCGCAGGGGTGACCCGTTGCGGTGCGGAACAGGATAGTGCCCCCGTGGCGGAAGAACCCTCAGAGGTTGACCGGTCGGCTACTCCACAGGTTTTCGGGCTGCTCCCGCGGCTGCGGGCCAGGCAGGATGCGGCTGCGTCAGGCGGGAGCGAGCTGTCTCTCTCTGCAGCCGGTGTTCGAAGCCCGGCGGTGGGGCCGGCTGGTAACATAAAGCGCGCCGCGGCCAGTGCTGTTTTGAGCAAACTGCAAACTGTTTCTCCTGAGGAGCCTCGCGCTGTTTCCCCCCCGGTTACGCCAGACGTCATCACAAATCTGGAAGAAGCCCCGCACCACAGCAATGCTCCTTTGGGACAAGGCGCGCCACTTGTCGCCCCGCGGAGCGGTGCTAGCCGCAGTGACTCTTCCCCCTTGGCGGCAGAGATGGCGGTAAAGAATGCACCGAAGATGGCTGCCGCAGCTTCGCAATCGCCGCTTTCCGGCGATACTGTGCCGGTTGCCGAAGCAGGCGGCTCCAGTCGGTTGGTTCCGGTAGTGACCCGGCTTCCCGAGCGCCCGGAAACCGCGGAGCTGCCGTTAACAGGCGCTCCGGGTTGCGTTAGCGCAAAGACCGGAGAGAGTGTCTCGCTGGAGTCGTTCCCAGGCCAAGCGGGCCATGGGAAACGCCCAGTTCTGCTCAGGAAGTTGGCGCCAGGCGGTAGCGAAGGGGTTCGCGATGGTGATACCCCGGCAGCCTTACCTATCGGCACATCCCGCCAGGTTAATAATAGCGGACAGGCAAGCAGTCAATTTCCACCGGTCATCGGCCGGGACGGAGCGGGGCTTGAGCCGGTCAAGGGGATCGATAGCCACGAACTCCCGGTAATTACGATTGCTCGCAGCCAGGGAAGTCAGGTCGCCGCTGCCCAGCCGGTACAACTCATGGCTGAAACCCCGTCGCCATCTTTTGGTTCAGAGATGGCGCGCAGGATGACCGGCAACCGGCGACAGCCGGAGGTAACTGCTGTCGAGGGCTCTATTGCTGGCGCTGCCGGGGTGCCGCTGTCCGCAGCTTCCCTGCCGTTAGGCATCGGCAGGCGGGCGGCTGCGGCGCCTGCCGCAGTGATGGCCGAAGCGCCGCACGGATTGGTCCAGCAGTCATCAGCCGCCGACATGTATCCGGTAAGCGGGCAGCTGGCGGCGATGCCAGCTCTCAACCGGTCACCGGAACAGCAGCCGGCGACCGCGGCAACGGTCAGCGCTCCAGCTGCCGACACCACGACGCCGTCCCGGCAAACAGGGTTGTCGCGGGAAGAGCTGTCACAGCTCGCAGACCAGGTCTACACGGTCATTGAGCAAAGACTGACCATTGAAAAGGAACGCAGAGGCCTTTAAATGAGACTGGAAAAGGCGACCATACAGAAGATCCTCGGCATACCGGAAACCATCGAGGTGCTGTTTAACCCGAATGAGTACCGGCTTTCGGTTTCCAACCAGTTTGCCGAGATTGCCATTCCCGGCCTGGAGGCACCGCCGATCCAGTATGTGCGGGGCAACATCCGGACCCTGTCAATGCAGCTCTTTTTCGATACCTATGAGCAGGGGAGTGACGTCCGGGAGCACACCGGCAGGATTGCAGGGCTGCTCGACACCGACCCGGAGCTGCATGCGCCGCCGGTTTGCCTGTTCAGCTGGGGCACCTTCAATTTCCAGGGGGTGCTGGAGCGGGCCGAGCAGCGGTTTACGCTGTTCCTGCCGAGCGGCATTCCGGCGCGGGCCACGGTCGATGTCACCTTCAAAGAGTTCAGCGACACCGGGCTTCGGATGGCCAAGCACCGCTCCGCCAATTTCGACAAACGTTATACTGTCCGACGCGGCGACACCCTGGCCGGTATTGCCGGAAAAGAGTACGGCGACCCGAAGAACTGGCGCCCCATTGCCGAGGCCAACGGTATGGATGATCCGTTGGCGTTGCAACCGGGCCAGGTCCTGAGCATCCCGGCAATAGAGTAGGGGCGCAGCTGGATGCGCCTGGCTTATGATGGGTTCAGAACCCCGATTAGGGGGCAGGGCGCATCTAGCTGCGCCCCTACAAATCTACAAAAGGTTATGAATTAATGCCCGCATCACTGGAATACGTACCTGCATTTGTCATCAGGATCGACGGCACCGAGCTGAGGCACGGCTTTAACTTCGATGTGCTTTCGCTCTCGGTCACTGACAGCTGCAATCAGGGTGACTCCTTCACCTTTACCGTCAGGGAGCGGCACCCGGAGCGCGGGCGGTTTCCGGCGGGCGGGACCTTGCAGTGGCTTGACAGCGGCACCTTTGAAGAGGGGAAAGAGGTGGAGATCGAACTCGGCTACCTGGGGAACTGCACCATGAAATTCATCGGCCAGGTCACTGCCATCAACCCCACCTTTCCCGAAAGCGGCGTGCCGACCCTGACGGTCCGCGGCCAGGGGCTGTACTGCAAGCTGCTGGTGCAGTGCGACAGCCGCCCGTTCCGGGAGCAGACCGACAGCGGCATCGCCCGGGAGATTGCCACCCTGGTCGGCCTGGATGCGCGGGTCGATGACACCAGGGCCGAGCATCGCCAGGTGTCGTCAGGCACCGGCACCTATGCCGCCATCCTCCAGGAACGGGCCAACCGGATCGGTTACGAGGTGGTGGTCAAGGAGCGGACCCTCTGTTTTGAGAAGCCGCGCTACCTGGTGGAGCGGGGACCGAAGCTGACCCTTGAATGGGGCAAAAGCCTCCGGTCGTTTTCCCCGGCGCTCTCCACCTATCGCAAGCTGACCCATGTCCGGGTGCGCGCCTCGCAGACCACCCTGGGCCGGGGGAAGGAACCGCTGGCGCATGAGGCGGGACCTGGCGACGAGCGGGCCAAGCTCGGCAGAGAAAGCGCTTCGGAGATTGCCATGCGGCTCTGTGGTGAAAACCGGCTGCTGGCCGAAGATCACCTGGCAGCTTCCCAGGAAGAGGCGATGGAGGTGGCGCTGGCAAAGCTGGAGGCGAGTTCCATCGAGTTGATCTCCGGCAGGGGCGCTTGCACCGGCAATCCTCAGCTGCGGGCGCGGACGGTGATTGAGCTGAAAGGGCTGGGGCAAAGGTTCAGCGGCAACTACTACGTCACTCAAGCGACCCACACCATTGATGGCTCCGGCTATCGCTGCGATTTTGAAGTCAAGAGGAACGGACGATGAGCATTGGCGACCTGATGACCGGAGCAGGCAATGACCAGGGGCGGCGCTACGGCGTTGTTACCGGGATCGTCAACGACATCGCCGACCCGGACAACCTCGGCCGGGTCAAGGTCGAGATCCCGTCCATCGGCGCTGTGGCGGAATCGCTCTCCAACTGGGCGCGAATCGCCACCATGGCGGCCGGCAAAGGGCGGGGGAGTTTCTTCATCCCCGAGGTGGGTGACGAAGTGCTGGTGGCGTTCGAGCATGGCGATCCAAACCGCCCGTTTGTGATCGGCATGCTCTGGAACAGCGACGACACGCCGCCCGAGACCATGGACGGCGAGGGGAAAAACAACCTGCGCACCATCAAGTCGCGCAGTGGCCATCTTATCACCATGGACGACAGCAAGGACGACCAGAAGGCCAAGGTGACCATCAAGAGCCAGGGGGGGCATGAAATCGTCCTGGACGATGCCAACTCCAAGGGGAAGATCGAGCTGAAGAGCACTGGCGGCCACAAGGTGACGCTCGACGACGACGGCCAGAAGATCACCATCTGCGATTCCGGCGGCAACAAGCTGGAACTGGATGCTGCCAGTAGTTCGCTGACCATCAGCACCAGCGGTAATACCGATCAGACCGTGGGGGGCAACCTGAAGATTAATGTCACCGGCACTGTCACCCTGTCGGCGCCGTCCGGGATCACCCTCGACAGCGCCAGCGTCAAGCTGGGGACCGGCGCGTCCCTGGCACTGGTCAACGAGACGATGCTGACCGCCTTCAATACCCACTTCCATGTGGGCAACCTCGGTGCTCCCACGTCGCCACCCACGGTGCCGGCGATTCCGGGGGTTCAGAGTACCGTCATGACCAAGGGGGCCTGACCATGGGGAGCAAATTCCTCGGCACCGGCTGGAAATTTCCGGTCAAGCCGGGTGCTGACCAAGAAATAGCGCTGGCGGCAGAAGAGGAATCGATTGCCGAATCGATCCGGATCATCCTCGGCACCTCGCCGGGCGAACGACTGATGCACCCGGATTTCGGCTGCAACATCCACGATTATCTCTTTGCCCCGAACAATGTCCGGACAGCCGGACTGATCCGCTTTCATGTGGAGGAGGCGCTGCGACGCTGGGAGCCGCGCATCGACCTGCAGGAGGTAATCGCCGAGGCCGCTCCCGACGAACCGTCACTGCTCTTGCTAAGTATCACCTACCGGGTCAAGGCCACGGACAGTCGCTTCAACATGGTCTACCCGTTTTACCTGGAGCGGGGTAGCGAGCCGTGAGCAGCTGACGGATGCAGATCAGGAACAGCACCGGCCATATCGTCACCCTGGACGATAGCGCCATGACCATTGCTATCGGCGACGATCAGGGCGACGCCATTGTGTTCGATGCCAGGAACCGGACCCTGACCGTTGATGTGCAGCAGGGGGTGGCCATAACCGTTACCGGCGGCAATGTCACCATCAACGCGCCGCACGGGGTCACCATCAAGAGCGACACGACCCGGATCGAAGGTGACAATATCACGCTCCAGGGGAAGAACGTCACGGTAACCGGCGACACGGTCACTCTGGGAGCGGCAGCGGCAGCGGCGCTCGTCAAGGAGAGCCTGATCGATATCTTTAACGACCACCAGCACCGTGACCAGTACGGCGTCTTTACTGCCAAGCCGAATCTGACCGGAACCAAAGGTGTGCATAGTACGACCAAGGCCAGGGGAGCCTGACTATGGGAGCTTCGGAAACAACAAACAGCCTGACCAACGCTGCTCCGCCGCTGTGCAAGAGCTCCGGCGAAGAGGTCGTCGCTTTCCTGCAGAGCGAACTGGAGCAGGAGGGGTGGCACCCGCAACCGGGAACGCCCGGCGTCGGCACCGGGATGACGCGGCTGTTCGGCCGGTTGGCCGACCTGGTTATCACCAGGCTTAACCAGGCGCCGGAGAACCATTTCCGCACTTTTCTGGAGACTGCCGGCGTGGATCTGCTGCCGCCGCAGCCGGCGAGGTGCGAGATCACCTTTTACCCAGCCAAGGATGCGCCGTCGCCGCTTCGGGTGCCAAGCGGCACCCAGGTGGCTGCGAAAAAGAGCGACAGCCGGCCGGAGGTAATCTTCGAAACCGAGCGCGACCTGAACGTCATCAAGGGGGGGCTTGAGACCTGCATCGTTATTGATCCGATCCGGATCAGCGTCCTGAGTGGCGACCAGGCAGCCCTGGCGACCGAGTCATTCGCAGTGTGTCAGGGTGATAGCGAACGCCCCCGGCTGCTCTATTTCGGCGATGACGGCCTGTTCGACTTCCCTGACGACCCGAGCCGCCTGAACGGAACCGTCATTCTCGAGGTGTCCCTTGACGTGGCCGGCAGTGCCGATAGCGACGGCTGGACCCTGCAATGGCTCTATTACGACGGCAAGGAGTGGCGCGATCTGGTTGATGAGGGGGGCGCGGTCGTTGCCGACGCTACTGACTCGCTCTCCCGCGATGGCCGGATAATGTTCAGCAACCTGCCGAAGATGGCCAGGTTCGAGTTCGACAAGGAACATGGCGCCTGGCTGGCCTGCTCCCTCACCGGCGGTACCGGCCGGGACCATCTGCCGGTGCTGGCAACAATAACCGCCGGGCGGGAGATCCTGATCCCGAACTCCCCAGCAAAGCCGGTGGAGGCTGCGGTCAGCGCCATTCATAGCGGCGCCGCCTTTATCCCGCTCGAACCCGAGGGCGAGTTCTTCCCGCTCGGGCAGCGTCCCGGCCGGCTCGATTCCCTTTATCTGAAGTGTGACGAGGCGTTTGCCAAACAGGGGGCCGAGGTCCTGATCTCTTTCGATCTGTCCGGGGTGCCGGCGACCGCAGTTGGCCGGGAGTTGAGCGAACTCCGGGTTATCTGGGAGTATTGCTCGGCGCAGGGGTGGATTACCATCGGCGAGAGCAGCAGGACAGCAGTGCTGCAGTCGCTATCCGGGTTCGACGATAACAGCCTCGGCTTTACCGCCGGCGGCAAGGGGGTTACGGTCAGCTTCGCGGTGCCTACCGGCGCTGACCGGGCGCGACCGCTCTGGGCCAAGTGCAGCGTGGCTGAACAGGAAGGCTTGTGGCTCAGGGCCAGGGTCACGGCAGGGGGGTATGGCACCGACCCTTCCGGAACCACGGTCTGGAGCGCTCCTGCAGTCCTTGCCCCGAGCATCGGTAACCTGAAACTCTCTTACGGCGGTTTCAGCAGTTCGGCCGCTTTGCGGCCACTGGCAACCCTGTACCGCTCCCTGGATAACCGACTCGACCGCCACTCCTTTGCCGATGCCGCAGGACAATTCCCTCCGTTCAGCGGCGAAGCCGATTTCCCTGCCCTCTATCTCGGCTTCAGCGCCCCGTTCCCGGCGAACGAATGGATCCAGATCCTGCTCGATGTGGATGAGGAGCGCAACGGAGACCGGGAGTTTCCGCTCATGATCTGGGAATACCGGAGTGCGGCGCCAGAGGAGTGGCAACCGCTGCCAGCCTCGGACGAAAGTGCCGGTTTTACCCGGCGGGGTTATCTCGGCTTCAATGCGCCGCCCGATCTTAGTTTAAGCAGGGAGTTTGGCCGCGAGCTTTACTGGCTGCGTGCCAGGGCCCATGTGGCGCTCCCGGTGGCCGTTGCCCCAGCTGGAATCAGCGTCAGCCCCGGTGCTGGCAACCAGGCCACGGTAAGTCTCGACGCCTCCGGCTCTTCCGCAGCCGACGGTCAGCGGCTCGTTCGCTATTACTGGCGACTGAAGCCGCATCAGGCTCAAGCGGGAGCCGATATCCAGGTGGCCACGACGGCAAGCGAGGCGCAGGTGCTGCTCGACGCCTCAGCCACTGCTGCCGCCAGCGGCCGCGATCCGGTGCGCTACTCGTGGCGGTTGGTCTCTTCCAGCAGGCTGATTGCGCGGGCCGGCACCGACCTGGTGGTGTCGGCAGTCGGAGGCACGGCAACGGTCACCATCGACTGCTCCGGCTCCCTCGATACCGGCGGCGCTGCCATCGGCAAATACATCCTGCGCAAGGTGCTGCCCGAAGCGGTCGTCCCTCTGCCGACCCCGTATCTGCGGGGGATCCGGTGCAATACGGTCCCGGCAGTCAACGGCACGAGCATGGCCGAAGAGCTGCTC
Proteins encoded in this window:
- a CDS encoding carboxypeptidase regulatory-like domain-containing protein, coding for MAQGEWEITRHQVAIAGKVTDVVTGRPLPGARISVSCTNGKMELTAESDGHFHVLDLANGTYEVEASLPGAGYGNGIKQVTVTRNSDGRIQMAVAEMQLAIAH
- a CDS encoding phage tail sheath family protein, coding for MADYFAPGVYVEEVPSAVKPIAGVGTSTAGFVGVAADIAATDMPLNPAGGNYTQATAGVAQPINGWEEFRKKFGDFCEDNQYLAHSVYGFFNNGGTRCWVIRVASVDDVSDAIDKFNELDEIAIVAAPLPPDTDQDALNAIHSKLVSHCQLLEDRVAILDCTRDIASDNLVISTDDSGIWRPAANPKGYGAFYFPWIEVADPLQSAGTRIAVPPSGHLAGIYARSDAQRGVHKAPANEVVMGALGLKYRVSKSLQASLNPLAVNCIREFNGTIKVWGARTLASDPNGDPEWKYINVRRLINYLRESIDEGTQWVVFEPNDMALWAKINRNITAFLTNVWRAGALFGSTPQQAFYVKCDAETNPSEVRDLGQVVTEIGVAVVKPAEFVIFRISQWAGPSK
- a CDS encoding lamin tail domain-containing protein; the protein is MPGRYRTPGVYIRELTVAPARELATGIPLFIGYAADGAAREPLAVGRWDEFRTVFGDPAPDRYLAYSVRGFFANGGSLCHVCAIDRGIAVSQALEALFDELSKGELLAAVDLICVPEIQLFPSQALALQQKVLDFCRARASQAGGYLFAILDSVKGVDTVGVLQQRQALTGDDGALYYPWIRVSDGPVASGGCVPPCGHIAGIYARSDQMYGVHKAPANEIVEEAIDLETVLNDQGQGELNPENVSCLRSFPGRGIRVWGARTVSRDPAWTYVNVRRLFLAICRTIEQKMAELVFEPNDPTLWMRIRRELGSYLGSLHRKGAFQGEKPEEAYFVKCDSETNSSELRDQGKLVVVIGLAMAAPAEFIIVRIVQTDGGVTVTPDTGLLPSMSMPSAGNGAEVEIVSIYPDPPGADLAGEFVTLRNRGGSAVELTGWVLRDLAGHRYVFPNYTIHPGAEVKVWTKPGEDTLNDLYWGHRAPLWNNTGDTAYLLDEQERLAACFAYEGVRNKNKTRQP
- a CDS encoding phage tail protein, which produces MATGDRKDPFRAYNFLVEIDGITRAGFKECSGLDSTQDPIEYREGGEPLHARKLPGMVKFSNITLKRGITDDAELWAWRKTAMEGKVERKNGSIILLDDTGAEKLRWNFVHAWPNKWTGPTFNASGNEVAIESLEIAHEGVAKA
- a CDS encoding phage tail assembly protein; this encodes MTLQTEFSFTLPRGYVDQEGNLHREGSMRLATAFDEIAPMKDPRVQANPAYLVIILLSRVITRLGSHTSLNPKMVEGLFSADLAFLQDFYRRINEYGTSRMEVGCPHCEGRFEVEVNGSGEA
- a CDS encoding DUF6760 family protein, translating into MSGEVAYIAYHFHWPHEEIMGMEHHERRRWVDEIARINERVNQGCAG
- a CDS encoding phage tail protein, with the protein product MALDKRRDPYLSFNFLVEIEGLVTAGFREVTGLQAEVEVHDYREGGLNSYIHRLAGPARYPSNLVLRHGLTDDPSLWLWHQEVRRGVIQRRNVSIILLDTTRAPVQHWHLERAYPLRWVGPELRAEANAVAIEAVELVHCGFHD
- a CDS encoding CIS tube protein, whose translation is MRLEKATIQKILGIPETIEVLFNPNEYRLSVSNQFAEIAIPGLEAPPIQYVRGNIRTLSMQLFFDTYEQGSDVREHTGRIAGLLDTDPELHAPPVCLFSWGTFNFQGVLERAEQRFTLFLPSGIPARATVDVTFKEFSDTGLRMAKHRSANFDKRYTVRRGDTLAGIAGKEYGDPKNWRPIAEANGMDDPLALQPGQVLSIPAIE
- a CDS encoding phage late control D family protein yields the protein MPASLEYVPAFVIRIDGTELRHGFNFDVLSLSVTDSCNQGDSFTFTVRERHPERGRFPAGGTLQWLDSGTFEEGKEVEIELGYLGNCTMKFIGQVTAINPTFPESGVPTLTVRGQGLYCKLLVQCDSRPFREQTDSGIAREIATLVGLDARVDDTRAEHRQVSSGTGTYAAILQERANRIGYEVVVKERTLCFEKPRYLVERGPKLTLEWGKSLRSFSPALSTYRKLTHVRVRASQTTLGRGKEPLAHEAGPGDERAKLGRESASEIAMRLCGENRLLAEDHLAASQEEAMEVALAKLEASSIELISGRGACTGNPQLRARTVIELKGLGQRFSGNYYVTQATHTIDGSGYRCDFEVKRNGR
- a CDS encoding phage baseplate assembly protein V, whose protein sequence is MSIGDLMTGAGNDQGRRYGVVTGIVNDIADPDNLGRVKVEIPSIGAVAESLSNWARIATMAAGKGRGSFFIPEVGDEVLVAFEHGDPNRPFVIGMLWNSDDTPPETMDGEGKNNLRTIKSRSGHLITMDDSKDDQKAKVTIKSQGGHEIVLDDANSKGKIELKSTGGHKVTLDDDGQKITICDSGGNKLELDAASSSLTISTSGNTDQTVGGNLKINVTGTVTLSAPSGITLDSASVKLGTGASLALVNETMLTAFNTHFHVGNLGAPTSPPTVPAIPGVQSTVMTKGA
- a CDS encoding GPW/gp25 family protein, translated to MGSKFLGTGWKFPVKPGADQEIALAAEEESIAESIRIILGTSPGERLMHPDFGCNIHDYLFAPNNVRTAGLIRFHVEEALRRWEPRIDLQEVIAEAAPDEPSLLLLSITYRVKATDSRFNMVYPFYLERGSEP